In the Zingiber officinale cultivar Zhangliang chromosome 5A, Zo_v1.1, whole genome shotgun sequence genome, GACAGAATACTGATTCTTTGAAGTATTTAAGCTCTGTTTTCTTAAAGATCAGTGAGTTTAGAAAGGTTAGGAAATGAATTTAAATGGAAAATgatatttaaatataattaattgtttTAGAAGTTCTTAGTGAAGTACTGAGTTCAGCAAATGTAGCATCCGTGGGTGTGATTATGTGGAGTTGTTCTGGAGAGATTACTAAGGTGACGATTTCATCTTTTACCACCGGAGTTCAGCAATTGTGAATTTAGTAGGACTCGGAAGCAAAACTGCTAACATCGCAGTTCTTCATATTCTCTTTGGTCCACACTGTTTAAGAGTCATTATCAGAGTTTTGATTTTCAAGCCGCAatgaattattaaaataaaattattagaaaCTTTAGGGATGATGATTCTATTGAACGATCGAAATGTTTTCTCTTCGATGCTTTTGGTTTTTCTGCCTTTTCCATAAgctttatccttttttttttttttttttttttgtctttttttgATCTAAGATAGTCTCATTTAGATTCTTTGAGTAGACATGCACTATTTAATAACTTGTAATTAAGTCACTAAAATGCAAGAACAAAATTGAGATGAGAAATTTACAGTTCAATTTGcaacaataaaattgaaatttaaaaagcattaatataaaaaatactacatataaatatagaaaaataaaatgataaaaacacATTATATTTGCTCATCTTCACCTTCACATTGCTTCTGACACCCCCACTACCCATTGCCTCACCCTTTCTAACTTTCCTTGTTGATGATGCAAACTTGTAAAACTCaaaacttttttcttttcttttgtcatCACTAATAAAAAACAATTGAATAATAATTTGTTAATGAAAATGGTTATACTATGTGATGCGACGGAGATAATCACCACCATCATCACGTGACATACTATCCCCTCGGATGGGTTTAGTGGCTAGCAGCCCTGGGACGAGTTGACGGAGGCGCTGAtagcgagcgtattcaccttttgtcatCATCATCACGTGACATACTCAAGTCAAAAGTCAAGAAATGTTAGACAACAAGTTAAAATAGAGCTCGGTTCAAGTCAAACTAACTCGGGTCAAGTCAGATCGACCTCGGATTAGTTTAGACTGAGTTCAAGTTAGATCAAATTGAGCTCCAACCAAAGCAACCTAAAAAAGACCTCAAGTTAATTCAATTCGAGTCACATCTGAATATgatttacctaaattgagattcGACGACGGACGTTGAAATACTTATCACCAAAGGTATGACAGTTAAAATACCGATCATCTAGAGAGTCATCTCTCAGTAACGAAAGGAAGAGATGTGCCATTTGAAAACTAAGGTCACTCTTTCACTGTCTATTTAAAGGTAACGGATTGCAATACCAAGGCAAGCAATCTCATAACTTTCTACTCTTCTTACTTTTCTCATTTGATTTCTTCATTTCTCCGAAGTTTGACTTGAGTGTTGTGGAATCTAGCCAAGGTTCATCCTATCCCCCTTCTAACTGCTTTATTGAGTCTTTCCAAACTTTTGTTCCAAGGATCTCTTAGTTATTCGACAGTCTAGAAAGCAGATATGAAGGAATTCGGGTTTATTGAAGTTTGACCTGAAGAAAATCGGTCTACTAAAATCCGATTTGATTGAAGCATGACATGAAGTAATCTCAACTTGAAGGAAGTCGGCCTACGAGGATCGACCTGATTTGCATCTAGTCGATCGAAATTACTCAGTCATGATTACGTTAATAACTCATCTCATCCTTTGATCTTAGATTGGATCATTATGCATTTGATCGGTTCATTTCACCGCTCTCAATATATGTTATGTTTTTTAACATAAACTCCAACCTTTAAAGAATTCTAAGCTTATGCGCGATGACGATATACATGTCATATCTAGAGCTCTCCActaaaatattttagtttttgtccACTTGTCTTTTTTTTTCACTTCCCTCTCAATGATGCTAGGGTTAGCTAGATGAGTACAAACCGCCCATATGTGATCACATCGTGTAGACCCCCCTCATTCATCTTAGCACGAGAATATAATTGTTCCCTAGTTAACTATTAATGTTCAACAAAGTCCCTTGGACGATATGTCACACTCAATAAGTTAGTGGCCATTTTCCACGTAGGAATGACAACTTTGAAAGGCTTGTTAGGCAGACCCATGTGAtggttatttattttaattaaatatactatagaaatattaaaatattttgatttttaaagtattatttttttatttaaaaaaaattataatcctAAGATGTTTTATGTGAATTAATTGTGCAATGATGTTATTGCTGAGTTGGACATGTGGGTTTTCATTGATTTTTTGTCCCTCTAAATTCCATGCAAAATCCAAGGGGAGATTCCGTGACGAATGAGAATTCATCTCTTTTTGTGACCTGGCGGCTAATGTATCATGTATTAATGTGAATGATGAAGAACATGCCATGTCACTCTCATGCTCCAAAAGCCAATTTGGTTTCCACTATCATTTTAATAGATTTGAAATTAGTTGCCCACGGATTGGTGTAGATATTATCTACGTggatatttattttaattgatcTTAAAGTCACCTTCTAGTAGATAGAAAATATTTCATTGGATGTATGATTTTTTCATGTAAAAAGTTATTGTACtaggataaaatattttaaataatttacttatattttatCATAGGGTTATAGGATCGATAATACTGAATCATTTAAGATGAATAATATCATCTTTGACtctaataaatttgaaattagttaaacataatatattttttaataattcaaatgTTTATACTTCATCAAAATAGACAATTTTTTATTcaatctttttgacaaattaattcTGAGAGAATGACTGATTTgatcttaaaaaaattattactaatcgtcatgataaatttaaaaatacttaTAACGAACAGCCTAACATCTTAAATTTTTATTTCACCAAAGAAAAATACTTATGATGAATACATAGAAAAATACATAGATATTTTGCAGCTGCATCATATTCCAAGGCATTAGAATTCAAACTTTGATTCTATAGAACAATGacataatatttaattatatcaCTGACTGACAAATTAAATCACTTGTCAAAATGTTTTAATTACAATATCTTGATGATTTTGTAATGGTCAAAATTTAAAAGTAGATATGAATAAATTTATAGAAGCATTAATCTTATATTATTGTTTTAACTTATTATTTTGAACACAAAGTTCGCTTATATATTTTTGTATAACACAATCATTAAAGTGTTTTGAATAAAATATCCTAACACTCTTATAATATGAGATTTCCAATGGTTAAATGACAATATGAGAATATTATTAAATGCATAGAGCTTTTAGAATTTATTCatgcttttaatttttattttttttatgatgccCATAGGAGTTCATTCATACTCTTATTTGTTAATTTTTGCTCCTAAaagtttatcaaaataatttgattaaaaatatataaCTAAAAATTCCAAAGAAATACGAGTTCATAAGTTACACAAATTATTTGAAACTACaggggaaaaaaataattttagtaaatTGACTCTTTTCCATTGTCATATTTTGCCCAATTATTCCACAATTGAATAAGAATCAATACAAACGACAAGTGTTGGGCAAAATCCTCAAATTTTCAAGTTGTCCTTTAAACCTGTGACATATGTATTTAATAAGataattattttctttatcaaTGTGATATCAAGTTATCTTTATGATATTAAAAAACTTTCTTTAAAAAAGACAATTAACATTATCTTGTTATAAGGATGATCCTTCATTGGATGTTTATGGATCCTTTTCTCTACTCATTCATCCAAACTCAGATTATGTGCCACTGAAAGAGACATATGAGAGTTTAGTGAGTCAAATATGATGGCCATATCTTCTGTATGATATGGCGAAAATATTAACTACTCGAACCCTGAGTAAGATATAGCATGATATTATTGTAGAACTTGTATCTTATCAGCTATCAAATATCGCAGAGCCTTAGTCATTGTGTTCCTAGCAGAAACTCACAGTTTGATCTAAACATTTTGTTTCAAGATTCTTGAAAAAGTGCCAGCAGATATGCAAAGGTAAAGGCTAACTCTCAATCTAGAAAAATGGCAGCAGATTCTTGAACAAGAAACAATATACCAACTAGTTGCTACTTATACTTGATATTGCTGTCTGAGGttttgttttcatgtttacatatatcGATATCTTGCAAGCTCAAGGAACAAAAAATTTCCACATGTAGTTCAAAAAAGTGGAGATTGTGTTAGTTGATGTAACAATTGTTCAGCCTGTTTGCATCAAGATGAAATCCATATCTACCATGCCAGTGCACAATGACAAGCCATGGGGATCGCAAGATTGCCGATATAATGTAAAGGTAAAGGCCAACTCTCAATCTATTTGCTTCTATGTTCCTGATCGTCATAAAATGCAGCATTTGAACATACTAGAGAACTTATAGAGtaaaatggaaaggaaaaataaaaaataaaaaatgcatAAGTACAGTAGCTTGGAGGTTTGAAGCACGTTTTCAAGAACCAATACTTGATTCTCCATTAAATAAAGCCTCTGATTGAAATCATGGAACACAGAGCAGCAATAGAAAACTGCAGGAAATCTGTGCGAGTCATAAGATAACGTTTGATCGGATTAAAGAAAAGCGATGCAGGCATTCACTTGTGAACATGTGCAGAACCAACCTGGAAAGATAAGATGGGAGATGAGATCCTGAAAGCTTTCAAACAGATTTATGTGTTATCCTCGGGTAGAGTTGATATTGAGTCTCGATGTGGCCGGTGCTTTCTTTTTTTGAGTTTAGGCAGTGCTAATATCCAGGCAGGAACCTCACAATGAGATATGGCCATCACATTCGCTATGTTGCGCAGAAAAGGCTTATCCTCTTCAGTGTAGAATGTTATAGCTTCTCCAGGTCTACCAGCTCGACCAGACCGACCTGTAATTTGGAAGGGCAAGAAAGAAGATTGTAAATTTGAGAGATGTAAAATGGTAAGCTCACAAGGGAGAGTTCAGATTCTGGCAGCCAAATTAGATAATCAACAGTAGAATTCAACAGAGTTCCATATGATTGGTCCGTGTGCTATAATTAAAACGAAAATAGAAAAACGACTTACCAATTCTATGAATATAAGCAGCTGCAGATTCAGGAAAATCATAGTTAATCACACAATTGATGCCCTTAAAATCCATCCCACGAGAAACCACATCTGTTGCTATCAAAACCCATGTCTTGCCTGATCTGAAGTTGTTAACTGCATCTTCTCTCTATGGGAACAGAAGATTGTATGGTCAGAATTCGAAAACACAAAGCAAATTGTAAATCCAATGTATCGCAGAAGAAAACACTGATTCAAGCCAAATGGACAATCACATAGTGATTGGAAATGCTAACCTGCTGCTGGGAAAGGTCAGCATGAATAACATCAGCTCTTATATCGTCAAATGCTAATTCCCTGTAAAGTTCCTTTGCTCTTTCTTTGCTTTGGACAAACACTAGCACAGGAGGATTCAAACTCTACCAGCGAAAAACACATACAGGGTTAAGTACTGGAGGAATTAGGTAAGGCAGCAGAGAAATGCATGTCTGCTTAACAGAGCAGTATTCAAAATGTGCCTCAGCTCCACAGAAAATATGAACAGAGGTACCTCTTGAAAACATTGACGAAGAGCAAGCAGTTTTCCTTTCTCGCTGCCAGTAAAAACAAGTCTTTGCTTAATCAACTCAGAGGCAGAATTTCTGTCAGAAGTTCACAAAACATCAATGACTATGAAACTAGATATTTTTATTGTTTAGATAATACTATTATTTGTCATACTTTCTACCAACATTCACTCGGACTGCATCAACCATGACTGTGCTTGCAAGTTTTTCAACAGATTCTGGCAAGGTTGCACTAAACAGTGAACGAACTACAGTCGTCTTGGAACAGGCTTTGACCACAGAATCAATTTGTTCCATAAAACCTAGCTCAAAAAGCTTATCAGCTTCGTCCAAGACTAGATATTTAACCCTGCAAAAGgttagaataaataaataacagcCAACAAGATAATAtgcaaaattataaaaaaaattatggtacTTTATCCACCATTCCTTTTAAAGAGAATAGCAGTGTGATAATGACAACCACGAGATGATTCTCATACCAACAAAACAACAGTCAAGAAATTGTAGAATGACAAACTACCAGTCCATTCAAATCCAGTGATAAACTTTCCAATATGTACAGCAGTTCCATGATTCTTATTAGACCTACTGTAAACATTCACTCCAATTGTAAGAAACAAATAGTTAAATTATGAAACACTGATACAAAACTCGCTTATCCTATTACATTCTCATAAATTACCTATATCCAAGATTTTAATGCAGTTGTGTATTTTGTTGCATTAACTCTGCATTCTGTTCAATAAACTTCATGCTCTTATTTTTTACCGAAGTATTTTGTAAGAACACTATTTGAAGAAAATATCAATTGTTTATGTACACTAAACTGCAATACTAGCATGAAACAGGATCATGATTGCTCACAATGTGGACCTGCACATGCTACGGTATCATTTTGATAACGCCACATTAATCCATATTGAATCATGTGTTAATAGGAAATCAATTGGCACAGAAATCACTTGGCAGACCATTCTTTGGTAACAACTCAGTcacaacaaaaggaaaagagatgtACATTTAATAGACTAATCAATAAGAAGACAGAGCAAATAATAGAAAAGAAATATATTCAGAGATATTAATTGTTAGCATGGAGACAATCAAATACGTCGTTGCAAGAACAACCTCTACAACCACATACAATAATAACCTTTTTTTTGTTAACTCAGTAAAAGAGCTCACTCTTATTGTTTTTACTTGGGGCAAACAAGGAGTGAGTATTTTGATCATACCGGCTCAAATCAAGCTTTCTTTTACGAATAACAAAATCCAATCGAAGGGGAGTAGATATGATTATATCACATGGCATCTTTTCAAAATTCCCACTTGTGGAAAGCTCCTTGGTCATCAACTTGATGTAAAATTTCCTCCCCTTGGCCAGCTTCTTGCACTCTCTAGCAGTTTGAGCAGCTAATTCTCTAGTAGGGCAGAGAATAACAGCCTTCACACCATTTTTTGATCCTGGCTAAAGGCAATTAGGAAAAcacaaaataagaaagaaaaaacaTTGACTAAATCAAATTCACACAGAAAGTTACCTTAATTTTCATGAGAATTGGACACAAAAAGGCTAATGTCTTGCCAGAACCAGTGGGCGCACATGCAAAGCAATCCCTCTTCTGCAATAAGCAAGACATGAAATGTCAAATTTGAATTATGTAGCTAGAAGCATTAGGTATTGAAAGTAACAAATAActtgcttaaaaaaaaaaagaaaaagaggaagccAAGTTTAGAGCATACGGAAAGGAGAATTGGAATAGCCTGCCTCTGAATAGGTGTAGGCTCTCTGAAACCACGTTCagataagttttgcaataaataagGTTTGCACTTATACCTGCACACAATGAAAAATACAGGTTTTAGTaaatgaagaagaaaataaagttaaTGCAAGTAGATGGAAGGAAAATTAGAGTCCAACGCAAATATATACCAAATCAGTTTAGACTGGGTATGCACTATAGTATCAAGGTAAACTAGAAAATAAAGTTATGCCACCATGAGCATAATGGCAAATAGAAATGCTACAGTTTGCAGCACTTGGTGGTTTGGGAACACCAATGCATACAACATACTGTGACATAAATAGCCTTCTTTGATTGGAAGCTGAAGTAAATAAGAAGTTTCAGGAGGCAAATTTGCAATAACTTTAGAAACAAAAAACCTTCAGCAATCGAGGAACAGATTCCATTAGACCACCATCATCCATCACATATACGTGAAAGAAACAATAAACAAGAAATCCGACAAAGTTTGGTTTAATTTACTTCTGGAACTAAGTAGCACTGACTTAGCTGAAGCCTCAGTAATTTTTAACCAAGGTTTCATCTCCAGCCAAGTTACTTAACAACTACATCAAAGTCTAATAAACACTTTTTTGTCACTCTTTTGAACGAGATTGATGGATGGACAACATAGACATTAACTGCAAGGAAATTTCAGGagatagttgaaaatttttctagtTGCTACATATGAACAAAAAAATTcaattagatttattatttacTATGAAATTTGATTTCTTAGCATGGCATTAGTTGGAATACAGAagtgtttcatcatatgcatCATCACCAATTCCAGCCTAATGCTGTTAGACTTTTGCGGTCAACTTTCATTTAAATCTTAGCTCATTATTCATTAATATTATTTTGGTTCATAAttagaaattttataatttacaGAACTAGCTATCAAAACTTTTAGACCCATATAATCCATAATAATGAATTTTTAGTAAAGCAACACAACAACCTATACCAAACCTTAAAAGAACAAAATTTCAGAAAATAGGAATCTTGCACTACTCTCAATGCTAGCTATGTTTCTATTTATGAGCCTTAAGCCATCAGTGTCATTTAGCAAAATAATAGAGCGATATCTGTGTTTCTAACGTTTGAGTCTTGAATCATTAATGTCAATTAGAAAGACCCATGCAATCAATTGAATTTGTCAGCGTTTCAAATGTTTACATACCAACACAATTAAATATAAGTCATAAATTAGCTACTTAACATCATCTACatatagggatgtaaatgaaccaaacggttcgcgagttattcagagctcggttcgataaaaagcttgttcgagttcgttcgtttatcttatcgagccgagctcgagctcaattTCGAGCTCagcagttttatcgagccgagcttgagcttaaggatattcggctcgtgagctcgcgaacatattCATTTGTAGACTcacgagccaaaaaacgagccttaaaacgagccttaaatcgagcaaaaaaaaaagagctctaaaacgagccaaaaaacttgttctaaaacgaaccttaaaacgagctctaaaatgaatccgaaaacgagcccgagctagtttaacgaattaggctcgttaactatgataatcgagctaataacgagccaacCTCGAaatgttcgcgagcttgataattccaaaacgagccgagctcgagccttgtaataaaagttcGATTTGAGCTTGAACCGAGCtcaagcccgaatataacttaaacgagccgagctcgagcctaatactgttcggctcagtttggctcgtttacatccctatctACATACTCATTAATAGCCCTGAGCTTTTTGTGTTATGGTATATTGTTGTGGTTTTCAGTTGACTTCTGGTTCCTCATGTTTTAATTTCAAAGTAAACATCAATCCACATCCAAATTCTGCAAATTCATCCACTTCCTTCTTTTCTATTCTGTGGATATGAAATTTGCTATAATGCATATTTGTCGTAATTGGATACCTTGTGTTCTGCATATTATGACATGTTTCCATGAATTTGGGAGAAAGCTAATTTGCACTTAAGTAGATACCCAATAGGAAACAATTTTAGCTGATTGGTGAGAACCAATCaagaacaccaaaaataataacaTACATGTTATTGAAAATAGAACAAAGTAAACAATGTTACAAGAGTTGACTTGAATGGTCTTGTTTCCACTTTGACATTTGGATCTTTAAAACACAATCAATCTTTTGCATTGAAAAGGGTTCCTaatctgaccaatctaaatacTACCATGCATATTTATCCCAtcaaaaaaagggcagcccgatgcacgaagctcccgccatgcggggtcctgggaaaggatccattgtacgtaaccttaccctgttttttgcaagaggctgtttccggGATTCGAACTTgtgaccttttgatcacatgacaacaactttaccgttgcgccaaggctccccttcatattTATCCCATCAAGctgaagcaaaaaaaaaagaaatctaggGTTGGATGAAAAACCTGTTTCCTGAATACAAacttattataaaagaaaatggAGAACCAAAGAACAGAAAAAAGGGCTAAAGTAGCTTTTTTTAGACTTTGGATTTGTTATTTCTTCCTGTTCTTTAGGAAAAAGAATCATTCTACTTGAGTAACAATCATTCCACTACTATGGTCTTAAAGCATATTCAATAACACCAACTAGCAACGATAGCAGCGCCAGCATTCTACTTGAGAAATAACAATTCCAGTACTATTgtcttaaaacattttcaaaaatacCTTCCACTTGAGTAAATATCATCCCAATGCTATTGTCTACAGCATTTTCAATAACACCAACTAGCAATGATAGAAGCACCAGTAACACACGGCATTGTTTTAGAATGACAAATGTGATTAATGCTCCCTTCCGATGATATTCAACAGGTTTGTTTAATATCATCAAAATATTGTTTTTGGTTTCAACATCACTATGTTTTCTTCTCAGAGGATCATAGTTCAATTTCTGTACTGTCCTATGTACTAATGATGCTACGCATGAAGACACAGTTTCTTTACTAAACATTAAGTTACTTCACTCAATGAGTCCAGAATGTTTTTGTACTTGAGAGAATGCTCCACTAATGTGCTGTGCATTTAGAAACAAGGGTTTTACATGACTTTTATATTAAGTTGGGTCTAGCAGGGTTATTACTTTGAACTTGGGTTTCTTACGGAGGAGCAAGAGCAACTATGTGGAATTCTTCAAACTTGGGTGGTCCATGGTTGTCACCATCATTTTCATCCAGTTCTATTGCCAACTATCAAAAGCTTGTTGGAGAATACATCAGATTCATTATTTTTCATCAAGCatgcattttttttaataaatttactcTAAAGTGGTCAACTTTATTTCATGAAGAATTCATTACTTATTTAGgcaaaaaaagttttaattttgcatCAGCATTTTTGCCAGTTAAATTCTGAgttatcctttttcttttcttatttttagccATTCTGATCCTTATTACTATATCATCATAGCTTGATGCCCTTGTTGATTAATAAAAGTGCCACAGTTAATAGTTTCAACTGATCCCAACtggatttttttaatcaaaatttcaACAAAATCATGATTACTCAGATTTGAATCATTGTTCCCAGCACATTTTCACTCCACTAGCATTATTCATGCTGCAAGACAACATACAGTGCATGCCGCATTACACAAATGTCAATATGTAAATTGAACAAACTGTACATGCAGATTTATCTCATACAATAATCTCCAGATAGATAGAAGCATATGTAAAACCTTGATAAAAATGCAATATTCACACATACAGGAACCATACCTTGAGCTAAGCTCTGCAAAACTTTCAAGTGGAGAAGGAGCACCATGCCCAGAAACATGTATCTTATACTTTTTCCGAAGAATAGAAGATCTCTGCAGATGTAAAGTTACCATTTTAGAGGGAGTCGAGAGGGGGAAAAAAAGTtattacaaagttaaaccaaGCACCACCTCAATCTGTTTTGCTGCTTCCTTCTTCTGCTCAATAGAATCAGCATCCATAACATTCTTTTCCAGAATGGAAGATAAAGATTCAGAACTCTTGAATACACTGAACCCTTCCACAGCTTCTGATATATGAAA is a window encoding:
- the LOC121982032 gene encoding DEAD-box ATP-dependent RNA helicase 57-like, translated to MEKASSLLFSGVHIDRKRFAHDIARFQPKKELINPEIPPDKLMLSAVEVKGNMKQKKRKRKDKDSAEAVEGFSVFKSSESLSSILEKNVMDADSIEQKKEAAKQIERSSILRKKYKIHVSGHGAPSPLESFAELSSRYKCKPYLLQNLSERGFREPTPIQRQAIPILLSKRDCFACAPTGSGKTLAFLCPILMKIKPGSKNGVKAVILCPTRELAAQTARECKKLAKGRKFYIKLMTKELSTSGNFEKMPCDIIISTPLRLDFVIRKRKLDLSRVKYLVLDEADKLFELGFMEQIDSVVKACSKTTVVRSLFSATLPESVEKLASTVMVDAVRVNVGRKNSASELIKQRLVFTGSEKGKLLALRQCFQESLNPPVLVFVQSKERAKELYRELAFDDIRADVIHADLSQQQREDAVNNFRSGKTWVLIATDVVSRGMDFKGINCVINYDFPESAAAYIHRIGRSGRAGRPGEAITFYTEEDKPFLRNIANVMAISHCEVPAWILALPKLKKRKHRPHRDSISTLPEDNT